A window of Clostridioides sp. ES-S-0010-02 genomic DNA:
ATATATTGTATTTTATTAATCTACATACCACTATATGTAGTATATTAAGTCTAAAAAAATCCCCTTCAACTAAGTTAAAGGGATTATCTTAATAATTACTATATTAAGATTACCAAATTTGTACATAATAGTCAAACTAACGCAAATCATTGCAAATACTATGTAGATATTTTGAACATCAGCGTTTGTAACAACTTTGGAAGTCAAAACTTTTTTCTCTTTTTTTTACACTAATTTTAGGCAAAAAATACTCATTTTCATATGTATTAATGTATATATCTACAAATTTCCTTATGTACATTTTTCAAATTTGTCGTATAATATAAATAATAATTTAAAAGGGGGCATTTTATGTTATCAAAAAGACTAAACTTTATAACTCCATCCTATACAATAGGTATTAGTTCAAAAGTTAAAGAAATGGAAAGTGACGGAATTAAAGTAATCAACCTTAGTATAGGAGAACCTGATTTTAATGTACCTAATGTTGCAAAATCTTACGGAATTGACTCTTTAAATAAAGATTGTACTAAATATGATTTAGTTCCTGGATTGAAAATACTTAGAGAAGAAATCTGTAAAAAACTTATTGAAGAAAATAACTGTAAATATTCAATAGATGAAATAGTTATATCAAGTGGAGCTAAAAATTCTATAACAAACACTTTACTAGCGTTAACAGATGAGGGAGATGAAGTGTTATTGCCAAAACCATATTGGGTTAGTTACCCTGAAATGGTTAAATTAGTTAATGCTGTTCCAATTTTTATTGATACCAGAAAAGAAAATGGATTCAAATTAACAAAAGAAGAACTTGAAAAATCTATAACAAGCAAAACAAAGATTCTTGTAATAAATAATCCTTCAAATCCTACTGGTAGTGTCTATACAAGAGATGAGCTAATTGAAATCGTAAAAGTGTGTATACAGAACAAAATATATATTTTGGCAGATGAAATATATGAAAAAATATGTTACACTGGAAATTTCACATCAGTTGCTTCATTAAACGAAGAAGCAAAAGATATAACTATAACTATAAATGGTTTTTCTAAATCAGCTGCTATGACTGGATTAAGATTAGGCTATACTGCTTCTAATAAAACCATAGCTAAAGCAATGAGTTCCATACAAGGACATCTTATATCACATCCAAGCTTAACATCACAATACATAGCATATGGAGCCTTAAAAGATTGTTCAACTGATATAGATGATATGGTGGAAACATATAAATCTAGAAGAGATTTAATCACATCTAAATTAGATTCTATCGAAAATGTAGATTACGTAAATCCAGATGGTGCGTTTTATGCTTTTATAGACCTTTCTAAGATAGCTGAAAACTTTAAATATAAAGATAGTTTTTCTATAGAATTTTGTAATCAGTTTTTAGAAGAATACAATGTAGCAGTTGTTCCTGGCATAGCATTTGGTATGGATAAATATATTCGTATATCTTATGCTTGTAATGAGAATACTTTCTTGGCTGGATTAGATAAATTAAAAGAATTTGTATCTAAGATAATGGCATAATAATTTTAATCAAACAATTTTTAAATATAAGATATTAGATGATAAATTAATAGATTGTGTATCTATATAATATATTTAACATCGTAATTAAAAACTTAAATAAAATAAAAACCTATTGATTTTCATACCAATAGGTTTTTATTTTATTTGTTATATTAAGCTAGAATTTTATTTTAAATTTTAACTCAATATAACAAATAAAAAAATTACGTGGCTACGTCCTACTCTCCCAGGCAGTTTCCCACCAAGTACCATCAGCGCTAGAGAGCTTAACTTCTGTGTTCGGAATGGGAACAGGTGTATCCTCTCTGCTATTGTAACCACATAATCTTTATGCTTAATATTACTATTAAGTTATTGAAACTAGTAAACTAGATTCTTTAGAGTTAACACTCTAAAAACTACATATATATTTTAATCAATGAACATCAAATAATATTGGTCAAGTCCTCGACCTATTAGTATCGATAAGCTAAATACATTGCTGCACTTACACCTTCGACCTATCAACCAGATAGTCTTTCTGGGGTCTTACCCTTGCGGTGGGAAATCTTATCTTGAAGTTGGCTTCGCGCTTAGATGCTTTCAGCGCTTATCCATTCCGTACATAGCTACCCAGCCATGCCCTTGGCAGAACAACTGGTACACCAGAGGTACGTCCATCCCGGTCCTCTCGTACTAAGGACAGGTCTCCTCAAATTTCCTACGCCTGCGACGGATAGGGACCGAACTGTCTCACGACGTTCTGAACCCAGCTCGCGTACCACTTTAATGGGCGAACAGCCCAACCCTTGGGACCTACTACAGCCCCAGGATGTGATGAGCCGACATCGAGGTGCCAAACCTCCCCGTCGATGTGGACTCTTGGGGAGATAAGCCTGTTATCCCCAGGGTAGCTTTTATCCGTTGAGCGATGGCCCTTCCACACAGAACCACCGGATCACTAAGTCCGATTTTCATCCTTGCTCGACCTGTATGTCTTGCAATCAAGCTCTCTTTTGCCTTTACACTCTACGTACGATTTCCGACCGTACTGAGAGAACCTTTGAGCGCCTCCGTTACCTTTTGGGAGGCGACCGCCCCAGTCAAACTGCCCACCTGACAGTGTCCCAAGACCAGATTCATGGCCTATGGTTAGAGTCCCAGTACTACAAGGGTGGTATCCCAAGGATGGCTCCGCCAAAACTGGCGTCCTGGTTTCAAAGCCTCCCACCTATCCTGTACATGTAGTACCAAGACCCAATGTCAAGCTACAGTAAAGCTCCATGGGGTCTTTCCGTCCTGTCGCAGGTATCCGGCATCTTCACCGGAATTACAATTTCACCGAGTCTGTTGTTGAGACAGTGCCCAAATCGTTACGCCTTTCGTGCGGGTCGGAACTTACCCGACAAGGAATTTCGCTACCTTAGGACCGTTATAGTTACGGCCGCCGTTTACTGGGGCTTAAGTTCACTGCTTCGATTACTCTAACAGATCCCCTTAACCTTCCAGCACCGGGCAGGCGTCAGCTCCTATACATCGTCTTGCGACTTAGCAGAAACCTATGTTTTTGGTAAACAGTCGCTTGGGCCTATTCTCTGCGGCCACCGTATGGTGGCACCCCTTATCCCTAAGTTACGGGGTCATTTTGCCGAGTTCCTTAACAACAGTTCTCTCGCGGGCCTTAGGATACTCTCCTCACCCACCTGTGTCGGTTTGCGGTACGGGTACCTTTAACCTCGATAGAGACTTTTCTTGACAGTGTGAAATCAGCTACTTCGCTACTAAATTTCGCTCCCCATCACATCCCAGCATTATCAAAGCGGATTTACCTACTCTGACTGCCTCAATGCTTGGGCACACATAACCAACAGTGTGCTTAGCTTATCCTACTGTGTCATCCCATCTCTCAAACGGTTATCGGTAGTACAGGAATATCAACCTGTTGTCCATCACCTACGCCTTTCGGCCTCAGCTTAGGTCCCGACTAACCCAGGGCGGACGAACCTTCCCCTGGAAACCTTGGGTTTACGGCCTGTGGGATTCTCACCCACATCTCGCTACTCATGCCAACATTCTCACTCCCATACTGTCCACATGTCCTTACGGTCATGCTTCAACCCGTATGGGAAGCTCCCCTACCCATCATTACTGATGCCGTAGCTTCGGTAGTAAGTTTTAGCCCCGGAAATCTTCGGCGCAGGATCACTCGACCAGTGAGCTATTACGCACTCTTTGAATGAGTGGCTGCTTCTAAGCCAACATCCTGGTTGTCTGTGCAATCCCACATCCTTTACCACTTAACTTACATTTAGGGACCTTAGCTGACGATCTGGGCTGTTGCCCTTTCGACTATGAATCTTATCACCCACAGTCTGACTCCCAAGTATAAGATGACGGCATTCGGAGTTTGATAGTCTTCGGTAGGTGCAATACCCCCTAGGACATTCAGTGCTCTACCTCCGTATCTCTCACCTTGAGGCTAGCCCTAAAGCTATTTCGGGGAGAACCAGCTATCTCCGGGCTCGATTGGAATTTCACCGCTACCCACAAGTCATCCCCGAGCTTTTCAACGCTCGTGGGTTCGGACCTCCACGAAATTTTACTTTCGCTTCATCCTGCTCATGGGTAGGTCGCCCGGTTTCGGGTCTACGTCAAGTAACTGAACGCTCAGTTAAAACTCGCTTTCGCTACGGCTCCACACCTTAAGTGCTTAACCTTGCTACTTAACGTAACTCGTTGGCCCGTTCTACAAAAAGTACGCGGTCACACAAGAAATGTACTTCCACAGCTTGTAAGTGCAGGGTTTCAGGTTCTATTTCACTCCCCTCCCGGGGTTCTTTTCACCTTTCCCTCACGGTACTATACGCTATCGGTCACTAGGTAGTATTTAGCCTTGGAGGGTGGTCCCTCCTGCTTCCCACAGGGTTTCACGTGTCCCGTGGTACTCTGGATCATATCTGAAGTTTTCTCGTTTGACATACAGGACTATTACCTTCTGTGGTGGGTCTTTCCAAACCTCTTCAATTACGATACCTCTTCGTTTAAGATATGTCCGCAACCCCAATAAAGAAAACTTTATTGGTTTGGGCTATTCCGCGTTCGCTCGCCGCTACTTACGGAATCGAATTTCTTTCTCTTCCTTCAGGTACTTAGATGTTTCAGTTCCCTGAGTTCCCCTCATTAAGCTATGTATTCACTTAATGATACTTAGACATTACTCTAAGTGAGTTTCCTCATTCGGAAATCTTCGGATCAAAGTTTACGTGCAACTCCCCGAAGCTTATCGCAGCTTATCGCGTCCTTCATCGGCTCCTAGTGCCAAGGCATCCGCCCTGCACCCTTAATAACTTGACCAGTTAAAAGGTTTGATAGATTAGAAGCTATCAACTTCGATAATTTTTAAAAGTTATCAGCTTTATATATTACAAATTAGATGTCATATCACTAAATATATATATGCAGTTTTCAAAGTGCTAACGCACAGCGCCAACGAATAAATCTCGTTGCTTAAAGTGCTAGTACACGTCGCCAACAAACAAACTTCACATGTGTTCAGTTTATTCCGTTGCTTAAAGTGCTAACGCACATAGCTTGTCTAAAGATAAGCTAAAAGTGCATGTAAGAGGCTACTAGATAAATCAAAGATTTAAGTAATATACTCTTAATGGTGGAGATGAGGAGAGTCGAACTCCTGACCCCTTGCTTGCAAGGCAAGTGCTCTCCCAACTGAGCTACACCCCCAAATATGAAGTTCATAAAGAACTTTCAAAATTAAACAGTAGGCAATTCTCCTTAGAAAGGAGGTGATCCAGCCGCACCTTCCGATACGGCTACCTTGTTACGACTTCACCCCAGTTATTGATTCCACCTTCGACGACTTCTTCCAAAAGGTTAGATAATCGGCTTCGGGCGTCTCCAACTCCCGTGGTGTGACGGGCGGTGTGTACAAGACCCGGGAACGCATTCACCGCAGCATTCTGATCTGCGATTACTAGTAACTCCAGCTTCATGTAGGCGAGTTTCAGCCTACAATCCGAACTGAGAGTAGCTTTAAGGGATTAGCTCCACCTTACGGCTTGGCAACCCTCTGTACTACCCATTGTAGCACGTGTGTAGCCCTAAGCATAAGGGGCATGATGATTTGACGTCATCCCCACCTTCCTCCAGGTTATCCCTGGCAGTCTCTCTAGAGTGCCCAACTTAATGATGGCAACTAAAGACAAGGGTTGCGCTCGTTGCGGGACTTAACCCAACATCTCACGACACGAGCTGACGACAACCATGCACCACCTGTCACCAATGTCCCCGAAGGGAACTCTCCGATTAAGGAGATGTCATTGGGATGTCAAGCTTAGGTAAGGTTCTTCGCGTTGCTTCGAATTAAACCACATGCTCCGCTACTTGTGCGGGTCCCCGTCAATTCCTTTGAGTTTCACTCTTGCGAGCGTACTTCCCAGGCGGAGTACTTAATGCGTTAGCTGCGGCACCGAGGGGGGTAACCCCCGACACCTAGTACTCATCGTTTACAGCGTGGACTACCAGGGTATCTAATCCTGTTTGCTCCCCACGCTTTCGTGCCTCAGCGTCAGTTACAGTCCAGAGAGCCGCCTTCGCAACTGGTGTTCCTCCTAATATCTACGCATTTCACCGCTACACTAGGAATTCCACTCTCCTCTCCTGCACTCAAGTCTCCCAGTTTCAAGAGCTTACTACGGTTGAGCCGTAGCCTTTCCTCCTGACTTGAAAGACCGCCTACGCACCCTTTACGCCCAGTAAATCCGGATAACGCTAGCCCCTACGTATTACCGCGGCTGCTGGCACGTAGTTAGCCGGGGCTTCCTCCTCAAGTACCGTCATTATCTTCCTTGAGGACAGAGTTTTACGACCCGAAGGCCTTCATCACTCACGCGGCGTTGCTGCATCAGGCTTTCGCCCATTGTGCAATATTCCCCACTGCTGCCTCCCGTAGGAGTTTGGACCGTGTCTCAGTTCCAATGTGGCCGATCACCCTCTCAGGTCGGCTACTGATCGTCGCCTTGGTAAGCCGTTACCTTACCAACTAGCTAATCAGACGCGGGTCCATCCTGTACTGGCTCACCTTTGATATTCAAGAGATGCCTCTCAAATATGTTATCCCGTATTAGCATACCTTTCGGTATGTTATCCGTGTGTACAGGGTAGGTTACCCACGCGTTACTCACCCGTCCGCCGCTCTTTACCGAAGTAAATCGCTCAACTTGCATGTGTTAGGCACGCCGCCAGCGTTCATCCTGAGCCAGGATCAAACTCTCAAATAAAAGTTTATCAGGCTCAGATACTATTGTTATCTAAATATCTGGCTTTATGGTTTGTTTCTTGTTTTATAAATTAACCTACTGTTTAATTTTCAAAGTTCTTTATTGATATAGTTAGATGGTAGCGGTAATAGGAGTCGAACCTATGACCTTTCGGGTATGAACCGAACGCTCTAGCCAACTAAGCTATACCGCCGTATTTCTGGTGCCCAGAGGCGGAATCGAACCACCGACACGGGGATTTTCAGTCCCCTGCTCTACCGACTGAGCTATCTGGGC
This region includes:
- a CDS encoding pyridoxal phosphate-dependent aminotransferase, giving the protein MLSKRLNFITPSYTIGISSKVKEMESDGIKVINLSIGEPDFNVPNVAKSYGIDSLNKDCTKYDLVPGLKILREEICKKLIEENNCKYSIDEIVISSGAKNSITNTLLALTDEGDEVLLPKPYWVSYPEMVKLVNAVPIFIDTRKENGFKLTKEELEKSITSKTKILVINNPSNPTGSVYTRDELIEIVKVCIQNKIYILADEIYEKICYTGNFTSVASLNEEAKDITITINGFSKSAAMTGLRLGYTASNKTIAKAMSSIQGHLISHPSLTSQYIAYGALKDCSTDIDDMVETYKSRRDLITSKLDSIENVDYVNPDGAFYAFIDLSKIAENFKYKDSFSIEFCNQFLEEYNVAVVPGIAFGMDKYIRISYACNENTFLAGLDKLKEFVSKIMA